One genomic segment of Paenibacillus sp. FSL H8-0332 includes these proteins:
- a CDS encoding TetR/AcrR family transcriptional regulator, with protein sequence MAVDRRIGKTRDAIFKAFLSLMEEKSFEQITVHEIAERANVSRGTVYLHFVDKYDLLDKCVEKEMTELRDRCVGIQENLDFTSSGPLLRTAEYVEQHATVFITLINNSGIPAFRTRLHAMLMEGLAEQIDMDGVNQGMNKEMLLHFMASAAVGVMEWWITHSLPISAKKLMEDISILLERNQMGPQPLDALP encoded by the coding sequence ATGGCGGTGGACAGGCGGATCGGGAAGACGCGGGATGCTATTTTTAAGGCGTTTCTTAGTCTGATGGAAGAGAAGAGCTTTGAGCAGATTACGGTCCATGAGATTGCAGAGCGGGCTAATGTGAGCAGAGGTACTGTTTATCTGCATTTTGTGGACAAATATGATTTGCTGGATAAGTGTGTTGAGAAGGAAATGACGGAGCTGCGTGACCGTTGTGTGGGTATTCAGGAGAATCTCGATTTTACCTCTTCCGGTCCCCTGCTGCGTACGGCTGAATATGTGGAACAGCATGCTACCGTTTTCATTACACTGATTAATAACAGCGGCATTCCTGCCTTCAGAACCCGTCTGCATGCCATGCTGATGGAGGGACTGGCGGAGCAGATCGATATGGATGGTGTGAACCAGGGGATGAACAAGGAGATGCTGCTGCATTTTATGGCTTCGGCTGCTGTGGGAGTAATGGAATGGTGGATTACACACTCGCTGCCGATTTCGGCCAAAAAGCTGATGGAGGATATTAGTATCCTCCTCGAACGCAACCAAATGGGGCCGCAGCCGCTGGACGCTCTGCCCTAG
- a CDS encoding class I SAM-dependent methyltransferase → MSEWYEKCFGEDYLIVYRHRDFSGARHEVESMIQWLGLPRGTKVLDLCCGMGRHSLALSQAGYEVTGVDLSEVLLREARAQTGAEQITWLHSDMRELPLAGGFDAVVNLFTSFGYFEEDEEQIKVLKEICRMLKPGGRFIIDFLNPAYVIRHLVPHSVREDGDVQIDETRRIEEGYVKKNILLTSKAGSAPARKCQERVKLYTLEDFRKMLDAAGLRLDTVHGGYDEEEYNAESSARMIFMGGRP, encoded by the coding sequence ATGAGTGAGTGGTATGAGAAATGTTTTGGCGAGGACTATCTGATTGTATACAGACACAGGGATTTCAGCGGTGCGCGTCATGAGGTGGAGAGCATGATCCAGTGGCTTGGCCTGCCCCGGGGGACGAAGGTGCTGGACCTCTGCTGCGGCATGGGCCGCCATTCGCTGGCTCTGTCGCAGGCTGGCTATGAAGTAACGGGCGTGGATTTGTCGGAGGTACTGCTGCGTGAGGCGCGTGCGCAGACGGGGGCGGAGCAGATAACCTGGCTGCACTCGGATATGCGTGAGCTTCCGCTTGCGGGAGGCTTCGATGCCGTGGTCAATTTGTTCACTTCCTTCGGGTATTTTGAAGAGGATGAGGAGCAGATTAAGGTGCTTAAGGAGATCTGCCGGATGCTGAAGCCGGGTGGCCGGTTCATCATTGATTTTCTGAATCCGGCTTACGTCATCCGCCATCTGGTGCCCCATTCGGTCCGGGAGGACGGAGATGTCCAGATTGATGAGACCCGCCGGATCGAGGAAGGGTATGTGAAAAAGAATATCCTGCTGACCTCGAAGGCTGGGAGCGCTCCGGCCCGCAAGTGCCAGGAACGGGTGAAGCTCTACACGCTGGAGGATTTCCGCAAAATGCTTGACGCTGCCGGGCTGCGGCTGGATACTGTTCACGGCGGCTACGATGAAGAGGAATATAACGCTGAATCCTCGGCCCGCATGATTTTCATGGGAGGTAGACCTTAG
- a CDS encoding MBL fold metallo-hydrolase: MNKEIIQAWDGGVLQVSVPMGLPLRQVNSYLLPDKDGRVTVIDPGPHTPAAELAWQGVLEALSLTWRQVRDIVVTHHHPDHYGLAGWMQSRSGARVWMTERAHTEAGLAWGDEAILNEALPVFFRRHGMPEEWNTGIREHLEGFLPEVTPQPEVTYINAAEPFVMGSRKWQPIITGGHAPGHVSFYHGDSGQILCGDAVLPQISPNVGLQPGSDPQPLLTFLEGLRELRSLRVTLAFPGHREPFPGFTARADSLLRHHEERLDTTAALLAGGPQSGFAVCEGLFRSRVATAHQMRFAMSEALAHLAELVRRGRAAETEAGPGGGLLFTAVE; encoded by the coding sequence TTGAATAAGGAGATCATTCAAGCTTGGGACGGCGGAGTACTTCAGGTATCCGTACCGATGGGGCTGCCGCTGCGTCAGGTTAACAGCTATCTGCTGCCGGACAAGGACGGCAGGGTTACAGTTATTGATCCAGGCCCGCATACACCGGCTGCCGAGCTTGCCTGGCAGGGGGTACTTGAGGCGCTGAGCCTTACCTGGAGGCAGGTGCGGGATATCGTGGTTACCCATCATCATCCCGACCATTATGGCCTTGCGGGCTGGATGCAGTCCCGCAGCGGAGCCCGGGTATGGATGACCGAGCGGGCTCATACCGAAGCCGGTCTCGCCTGGGGCGATGAAGCGATTCTGAATGAGGCGCTGCCGGTCTTTTTCCGGCGGCATGGCATGCCGGAGGAGTGGAACACAGGCATCCGCGAGCATCTGGAGGGCTTCCTGCCCGAGGTGACCCCGCAGCCGGAGGTCACCTACATCAATGCCGCGGAGCCGTTTGTAATGGGCAGCCGTAAATGGCAGCCCATTATCACAGGCGGGCATGCGCCGGGGCATGTGTCGTTCTACCACGGCGACAGCGGGCAGATTCTCTGCGGCGATGCTGTGCTGCCGCAGATTTCGCCCAATGTCGGCCTGCAGCCGGGCAGCGATCCGCAGCCGCTGCTGACGTTCCTGGAGGGGCTGCGGGAGCTGCGCAGCCTGCGGGTTACGCTGGCGTTCCCGGGCCACCGGGAACCGTTCCCGGGGTTCACGGCGCGGGCGGACAGCCTGCTCCGGCATCATGAGGAGCGGTTGGATACAACAGCCGCGCTGCTCGCAGGCGGACCGCAGAGCGGGTTCGCGGTCTGCGAGGGGTTGTTCCGCAGCCGGGTCGCGACAGCGCACCAGATGCGGTTCGCCATGAGCGAGGCGCTGGCCCACCTGGCCGAGCTGGTGCGCCGGGGGCGGGCAGCCGAGACGGAGGCCGGGCCCGGCGGCGGCCTGCTTTTCACGGCTGTGGAGTAG